Proteins from one Streptomyces sp. NBC_00289 genomic window:
- a CDS encoding ATP-binding cassette domain-containing protein, with amino-acid sequence MPGAIYAEGLVKTFGDVKALDGVDLDVPEGTVLGLLGPNGAGKTTTVRCLTTLLRPDSGRAVVAGLDVLKQPNEVRRSIGLSGQFAAVDEYLTGRENIQMVGRLYQMKAKAAKARAEELLEQFHLTDAADRPAKTYSGGMRRRLDLAAALVVSPPVMFMDEPTTGLDPRNRQQLWEVIKQLVSGGTTLLLTTQYLEEADHLAHDIAVVDQGKVIARGTSDQLKARTGGERVEVVVHERDHIATAAEVLAGFGKGETSIEDHTRKLTVPVTGGAKLLAEVIRELDARGIEIDDIGLRRPTLDDVFLSLTGHLAETADEANGGPADAKAPQQKKEATQ; translated from the coding sequence ATGCCAGGCGCCATCTATGCCGAAGGCCTGGTCAAGACCTTCGGCGACGTAAAGGCTCTGGACGGCGTCGACCTCGACGTCCCCGAGGGCACCGTGCTGGGCCTGCTCGGGCCGAACGGCGCGGGCAAGACGACGACGGTCCGCTGTCTGACCACGCTCCTGCGCCCCGACAGCGGCAGGGCGGTCGTGGCCGGCCTCGACGTGCTCAAGCAGCCCAACGAGGTACGGCGGTCCATCGGCCTGTCCGGCCAGTTCGCCGCCGTCGACGAGTACCTGACCGGCCGCGAGAACATCCAGATGGTCGGCCGGCTCTACCAGATGAAGGCCAAGGCCGCGAAGGCCCGGGCCGAGGAGCTGCTCGAGCAGTTCCACCTCACCGACGCCGCCGACCGCCCCGCGAAGACCTACTCCGGAGGCATGCGCCGCCGGCTCGACCTGGCCGCGGCCCTGGTCGTCTCCCCGCCCGTGATGTTCATGGACGAACCGACGACCGGCCTGGACCCCCGCAACCGCCAGCAGCTGTGGGAGGTCATCAAGCAACTCGTCTCCGGCGGCACGACCCTCCTGCTGACCACGCAGTACCTGGAGGAGGCCGACCACCTCGCCCACGACATCGCGGTGGTCGACCAGGGCAAGGTCATCGCCCGCGGCACCTCCGACCAGCTCAAGGCCCGCACCGGCGGCGAGCGCGTCGAGGTCGTCGTCCACGAGCGCGACCACATCGCGACCGCCGCCGAGGTGCTGGCCGGCTTCGGCAAGGGGGAGACCTCCATCGAGGACCACACCCGCAAGCTCACCGTCCCCGTCACCGGCGGCGCCAAGCTCCTCGCCGAGGTCATCCGGGAACTCGACGCCCGCGGTATCGAGATCGACGACATCGGCCTGCGCCGCCCCACCCTGGACGACGTCTTCCTCTCCCTCACCGGTCACCTGGCCGAGACGGCGGACGAGGCGAACGGCGGGCCGGCGGACGCCAAGGCCCCCCAGCAGAAGAAGGAGGCCACCCAGTGA
- the mca gene encoding mycothiol conjugate amidase Mca, with translation MAVHAHPDDESSKGAATMAKYVSEGVDVLVVTCTGGERGSILNPKLQGDKYIEEHIHEVRKKEMDEAREILGVKQEWLGFVDSGLPEGDPLPPLPEGCFALEDVDKAAGELVKQIRSFRPQVITTYDENGGYPHPDHIMTHKISMVAFEGAADTEKYPEAEFGPAYQSLKLYYNQGFNRPRTEALHNALLDRGLESPYGDWLKRWSEFERTERTLTTHIPCAEFFEIRDKALIAHATQIDPDGGWFRVPMDLQREVWPTEEYELAKSLVDSSLPEDDLFAGIRDNA, from the coding sequence ATGGCCGTGCACGCCCACCCCGACGACGAGTCGAGCAAGGGCGCGGCCACCATGGCGAAGTACGTGTCCGAGGGGGTGGACGTACTGGTCGTGACCTGCACCGGTGGGGAGCGCGGCTCCATCCTCAACCCGAAGCTGCAGGGCGACAAGTACATCGAGGAGCACATCCACGAGGTACGCAAGAAGGAGATGGACGAGGCCCGCGAGATCCTCGGCGTCAAGCAGGAGTGGCTCGGCTTCGTCGACTCCGGCCTGCCCGAGGGCGACCCGCTGCCGCCGCTCCCCGAGGGCTGCTTCGCCCTGGAGGACGTCGACAAGGCGGCCGGTGAGCTGGTGAAGCAGATCCGCTCGTTCCGTCCCCAGGTGATCACGACCTACGACGAGAACGGCGGCTACCCGCACCCCGACCACATCATGACCCACAAGATCTCGATGGTGGCCTTCGAGGGCGCGGCGGACACCGAGAAGTACCCCGAGGCCGAGTTCGGCCCGGCGTACCAGTCGCTGAAGCTGTACTACAACCAGGGCTTCAACCGCCCGCGCACCGAGGCGCTGCACAACGCGCTGCTGGACCGCGGCCTCGAGTCGCCGTACGGGGACTGGCTCAAGCGGTGGTCGGAGTTCGAGCGCACCGAGCGCACGCTGACCACGCACATCCCGTGCGCCGAGTTCTTCGAGATCCGCGACAAGGCACTGATCGCGCACGCCACGCAGATCGACCCCGACGGCGGCTGGTTCCGCGTCCCGATGGACCTCCAGAGGGAGGTCTGGCCGACCGAGGAGTACGAGCTCGCGAAGTCCCTCGTGGACAGCTCCCTCCCCGAGGACGACCTCTTTGCGGGCATCCGCGACAATGCCTGA
- a CDS encoding tetratricopeptide repeat protein, whose protein sequence is MRDSHRAEAERLLARAVEEEVRRSGGRTDGSVLLSRARGSLDAMAQTAAEEYEAYTRAQDAARAGQLTFGQRYAREGAGTPLLVAGVAAVAAAVADLALGTGAGTALGAGVTVGVVGAAATVVKVAGSHVPAAHHRAGAIGQPGGPEQLRLQWLTALEVRGIRPFLDQQRVRNASTGPKRTGPRLRGTDKSAAARGRSVLQQSFGQLPEPADPFAGRRQELGRIRQWVQAARASTETRPTVVVLHGAPGSGRSALAVRAAHDLRDQFRGACLVDLRGDSPEEPPLPTRDALLHLLNRLGAPREQLLFRERSSPDQQVKRLGELYQQHLTGVPVTIILDDAPDPEQVRALVPERSDSLVLVTARKPLELPAGLSAWVHQLPVESLDGAGAEELLGAAAQDGSGPYDAEATDRIGLLCGGLPLALRIAGSSLGPRSPRRLATDLEAYGPVEPVERVLWLRYTDQADAARRLLRRLALAGRASLGAAAAAALLATDRTEAGSRLEALARAGLIDHVRGDRYRLHDSVRAFAQARLADEEEPAERTAAQERLIVNYAELADSVLRLVDGNMSTRSDRFSPHGFTSLDEALRWLDDESSFITATLRHAEGVDQGAVLNLLGALCDYCLLRGDLYRLGEISELAQAVDQGLLVRSVQWRTGIAARQLGELDKARTTLTSVVDLYMEAHHDAGAARALCSLGITLHHQGNLAEAAERLREALELQAAPELDTDRAWTMHALAAVERDRAHVSESLDLLTRSLVLHRAGESVHGEAWAHFQLGQLGLRMGDVPRAESELRTALDLYGRTRDARGEAWALTQLARARLVDGDPVTAVDGLRQAAARHRDNEDARGEGWTVYYLGQALEETGDLEHAVRELERSRTMFSRMRDVYGLACARHHSARVTRDQRAAQTGSLRNSGFARQLLVDARADFQRIGVAHGEAWTCLELVVVDAGNGRTGQALELCDEAAALFASYGDRRGEDWARFLRCTLLPYAAPGGVEVGTAVAQQELAELSRAGHPSRDGKLEDCLEAYQLLLERGVDLDAGWQAWRLGMVPNRHAREVMGVAVPAER, encoded by the coding sequence ATGCGGGACAGTCATCGGGCCGAGGCCGAACGGTTGTTGGCCCGGGCCGTCGAGGAGGAGGTGCGCCGGTCCGGCGGGCGCACCGACGGGAGCGTGCTGTTGTCACGGGCGCGCGGCTCACTGGACGCCATGGCCCAGACGGCCGCCGAGGAGTACGAGGCGTACACGCGCGCGCAGGACGCGGCGCGGGCCGGGCAGCTCACGTTCGGACAGCGGTACGCGCGCGAGGGCGCCGGCACCCCCCTGCTGGTGGCCGGTGTCGCGGCGGTGGCCGCCGCGGTCGCCGATCTGGCGCTCGGTACCGGTGCGGGCACGGCGCTGGGCGCGGGAGTGACCGTGGGTGTGGTGGGTGCGGCGGCGACGGTGGTGAAGGTGGCGGGCTCGCACGTGCCGGCCGCCCATCACCGGGCGGGCGCCATCGGTCAGCCCGGCGGCCCCGAGCAGTTGCGTCTGCAGTGGCTGACGGCGCTGGAGGTGCGGGGCATCCGTCCGTTCCTCGACCAGCAGCGGGTACGGAACGCCTCCACCGGACCGAAGAGGACGGGGCCGCGGCTGCGCGGCACCGACAAGAGCGCGGCGGCCCGCGGGCGCAGTGTGCTGCAGCAGTCGTTCGGTCAGCTGCCCGAGCCGGCGGATCCGTTCGCGGGGCGTCGGCAGGAGCTGGGGCGGATCCGGCAGTGGGTACAGGCGGCCCGCGCGAGCACCGAGACTCGGCCGACGGTCGTGGTGCTGCACGGTGCCCCCGGCAGCGGTCGTTCCGCGCTCGCGGTCCGGGCCGCCCACGACCTCCGGGACCAGTTCCGCGGTGCCTGCCTCGTCGATCTGCGCGGTGACAGTCCGGAGGAGCCTCCGCTGCCGACCCGCGACGCGCTGCTGCACCTGCTCAACCGTCTCGGCGCCCCGCGCGAGCAACTGCTGTTCCGGGAGCGCTCCTCCCCCGACCAGCAGGTCAAGCGCCTGGGTGAGCTCTACCAGCAGCATCTGACCGGGGTACCGGTGACGATCATCCTGGACGACGCCCCGGATCCCGAGCAGGTCCGCGCCCTCGTCCCCGAGCGCTCCGACAGCCTGGTCCTGGTGACCGCCCGCAAGCCGCTCGAGCTGCCCGCCGGGCTCTCGGCCTGGGTGCACCAACTGCCGGTCGAGTCGCTGGACGGGGCGGGCGCCGAGGAGCTGCTGGGCGCGGCGGCGCAGGACGGTTCCGGTCCCTACGACGCCGAGGCCACCGACCGGATCGGCCTGCTGTGCGGCGGGCTGCCGCTGGCGCTGCGGATCGCGGGCTCGTCCCTGGGCCCGCGCTCGCCCCGCCGGCTGGCCACCGATCTGGAGGCGTACGGGCCGGTGGAGCCCGTCGAGCGGGTGCTGTGGCTGCGCTACACCGACCAGGCGGACGCGGCACGCCGGTTGTTGCGCCGGCTGGCGCTCGCCGGCCGGGCCTCGCTGGGCGCCGCGGCGGCCGCCGCGCTGCTGGCCACGGACCGGACGGAGGCGGGAAGCCGGTTGGAGGCCCTGGCCCGGGCAGGACTGATCGACCATGTCCGCGGTGACCGTTACCGCCTGCACGACTCGGTCCGCGCCTTCGCCCAGGCGCGGCTGGCCGACGAGGAGGAGCCGGCCGAGCGTACGGCGGCGCAGGAGCGGCTGATCGTGAACTACGCCGAGCTGGCGGACTCGGTGCTGCGACTGGTCGACGGCAACATGTCGACCCGCTCGGACCGGTTCAGCCCGCACGGCTTCACCTCTCTCGACGAGGCGTTGCGCTGGCTGGACGACGAGTCGAGCTTCATCACGGCGACGCTCCGGCACGCGGAGGGCGTCGACCAGGGTGCCGTGCTGAACCTGCTCGGCGCCCTGTGCGACTACTGCCTGCTGCGCGGCGACCTCTACCGGCTGGGTGAGATCAGCGAGCTGGCGCAGGCCGTCGACCAGGGGCTGCTGGTGCGCTCGGTGCAGTGGCGTACGGGTATCGCGGCCCGTCAGCTGGGCGAGCTGGACAAGGCGCGGACGACGCTGACCTCGGTGGTCGACCTGTACATGGAGGCGCATCACGACGCGGGCGCGGCCCGCGCGCTGTGTTCGCTCGGCATCACGCTGCATCACCAGGGCAACCTCGCCGAGGCGGCGGAGAGACTCCGGGAGGCGCTGGAACTACAGGCGGCACCCGAGCTGGACACGGACCGTGCCTGGACGATGCACGCGCTGGCGGCGGTGGAGCGCGACCGCGCCCACGTCTCCGAGTCGCTGGACCTGCTGACCCGCTCGCTGGTCCTGCACCGGGCGGGCGAGTCGGTGCACGGTGAGGCGTGGGCCCACTTCCAGCTCGGCCAGCTGGGCCTGCGCATGGGTGACGTGCCGCGCGCGGAGTCGGAGCTGCGGACCGCCCTGGACCTGTACGGCCGCACCCGCGACGCCCGCGGCGAGGCCTGGGCGCTGACCCAGCTGGCGCGGGCCCGTCTGGTGGACGGCGATCCCGTCACGGCGGTGGACGGCCTGCGGCAGGCGGCCGCGCGCCACCGCGACAACGAGGACGCCCGCGGCGAGGGCTGGACGGTGTACTACCTGGGACAGGCCCTGGAGGAGACGGGCGACCTGGAGCACGCGGTCCGTGAACTGGAACGCTCGCGCACGATGTTCTCGCGGATGCGGGACGTGTACGGCCTCGCCTGCGCCCGGCATCATTCGGCCCGGGTCACGCGTGACCAGCGCGCCGCCCAGACGGGCTCGTTGCGCAACTCCGGCTTCGCCCGGCAGCTCCTGGTCGACGCCCGCGCCGACTTCCAGCGCATCGGGGTCGCCCACGGCGAGGCCTGGACGTGCCTGGAGCTGGTGGTCGTCGACGCGGGCAACGGCCGTACGGGGCAGGCGCTGGAGCTGTGCGACGAGGCGGCGGCCCTGTTCGCGTCGTACGGCGACCGCCGCGGTGAGGACTGGGCCCGCTTCCTGCGCTGCACCCTGTTGCCGTACGCGGCTCCCGGCGGTGTGGAGGTCGGCACGGCGGTGGCCCAGCAGGAGCTGGCGGAGCTGTCCCGCGCGGGGCATCCGTCCCGGGACGGGAAGCTGGAGGACTGTCTCGAGGCGTACCAGCTACTGCTGGAGCGGGGGGTCGACCTGGACGCGGGATGGCAGGCATGGCGGCTCGGCATGGTGCCGAACCGCCACGCGCGGGAGGTGATGGGGGTGGCGGTGCCGGCCGAGCGCTGA
- the greA gene encoding transcription elongation factor GreA, with the protein MTQTSENVTWLTQEAYNKLKDELEYLTGPARTEIAAKIAAAREEGDLRENGGYHAAKEEQGKQELRVRQLTQLLENAQVGEAPSSTDGTVAPGMVVTIAFDGDEDDTLSFLLASREYASADIETYSPQSPLGTGVMGHKVGEDAEYELPNGKRASVKILKAKPYSA; encoded by the coding sequence GTGACCCAGACCAGCGAGAACGTCACCTGGCTGACCCAGGAGGCGTACAACAAGCTCAAGGACGAGCTTGAGTACCTTACTGGTCCTGCGCGCACGGAGATCGCCGCCAAGATCGCGGCCGCGCGCGAGGAGGGCGATCTGCGTGAGAACGGCGGGTACCACGCGGCCAAGGAGGAGCAGGGCAAGCAGGAGCTCCGTGTGCGCCAGCTGACCCAGCTTCTGGAGAACGCCCAGGTCGGTGAGGCACCGAGCTCGACGGACGGCACGGTCGCGCCCGGCATGGTCGTGACGATCGCCTTCGACGGCGACGAGGACGACACCCTGTCGTTCCTGCTCGCCTCCCGCGAGTACGCCAGCGCCGACATCGAGACCTACTCGCCGCAGTCCCCGCTGGGCACCGGCGTGATGGGCCACAAGGTCGGCGAGGACGCGGAGTACGAGTTGCCCAACGGCAAGCGCGCCTCCGTGAAGATCCTCAAGGCCAAGCCCTACAGCGCCTGA
- a CDS encoding thioredoxin domain-containing protein: protein MPNRLAHETSPYLLQHADNPVDWWPWSAEAFEEARRRGVPVLLSVGYSSCHWCHVMAHESFEDPETADRLNAQFVPVKVDREERPDVDAVYMEAVQAATGQGGWPMTVFLTPEAEPFYFGTYFPPEPRHGMPSFRQVLDGVGQAWTERREEVAEVAGKIVRDLAGREISYGDSRAPGEEELAQALLGLTREYDPQRGGFGGAPKFPPSMVIEFLLRHHARTGAEGALQMARDTCERMARGGIYDQLGGGFARYSVDRDWVVPHFEKMLYDNALLCRVYAHLWRATGSELARRVALETADFMVRELRTSEGGFASALDADSDDGTGRHVEGVYYVWTPGQLAEVLGEEDARLAAEHFGVSEEGTFEHGSSVLQLPQREGGHDAERIESVRERLLRSRAQRPAPGRDDKVVAAWNGLAVAALAETGAYFDRPDLVEAAVGAADLLVRLHLDDHARLARTSKDGRAGANAGVLEDYADVAEGFLALASVTGEGVWLEFAGFLLDHVLARFADPESGALFDTAADAERLIRRPQDPTDNATPSGWTAAAGALLGYAAQTGSEAHRTAAERALGVVKALGPRVPRFVGWGLAVAEALLDGPREVAVVGPAIDDPATKALHRTALLGAAPGSVVAVGTPESDEFPLLGDRPLVGGEPTAYVCRNFTCDAPTTDPERLRAALGG, encoded by the coding sequence ATGCCGAACCGACTGGCCCACGAGACGTCCCCCTATCTTCTCCAGCACGCCGACAACCCCGTCGACTGGTGGCCCTGGTCGGCCGAGGCGTTCGAGGAGGCCCGGCGGCGCGGTGTGCCGGTGCTGCTGAGCGTCGGGTACAGCAGCTGCCACTGGTGTCATGTCATGGCTCACGAGTCCTTCGAGGACCCGGAGACCGCCGACCGGCTCAACGCGCAGTTCGTCCCGGTCAAGGTCGACCGTGAGGAGCGCCCCGACGTCGACGCCGTCTATATGGAGGCCGTCCAGGCGGCCACCGGCCAGGGCGGCTGGCCGATGACCGTGTTCCTGACACCGGAGGCCGAGCCGTTCTACTTCGGGACGTATTTCCCGCCGGAGCCCCGGCACGGCATGCCGTCGTTCCGGCAGGTGCTCGACGGGGTCGGGCAGGCCTGGACCGAGCGGCGCGAAGAGGTTGCCGAGGTCGCGGGGAAGATCGTGCGGGATCTGGCGGGGCGGGAGATCTCCTACGGCGACAGCAGGGCACCCGGTGAGGAGGAGCTCGCGCAGGCGCTGCTCGGGCTGACCCGGGAGTACGACCCGCAGCGCGGCGGATTCGGCGGGGCGCCGAAGTTCCCGCCGTCCATGGTGATCGAGTTCCTGCTGCGGCATCACGCGCGGACCGGCGCCGAGGGCGCGCTCCAGATGGCGCGGGACACCTGTGAGCGCATGGCCCGGGGCGGGATCTACGACCAGCTCGGCGGCGGCTTCGCGCGCTACTCGGTGGACCGGGACTGGGTCGTGCCCCACTTCGAGAAGATGCTCTACGACAACGCCCTGCTCTGCCGGGTCTACGCCCACCTCTGGCGGGCCACCGGATCGGAGCTGGCCCGGCGGGTCGCGCTGGAGACCGCCGACTTCATGGTGCGGGAACTGCGGACGAGCGAGGGCGGGTTCGCCTCGGCGCTCGACGCCGACAGCGACGACGGGACGGGGCGGCACGTCGAGGGCGTGTACTACGTGTGGACGCCCGGGCAGCTGGCCGAGGTGCTCGGCGAGGAGGACGCGCGTCTGGCCGCCGAGCACTTCGGGGTGAGCGAGGAGGGCACTTTCGAGCACGGCTCCTCCGTCCTGCAACTCCCGCAGCGGGAGGGCGGGCACGACGCCGAGAGGATCGAGTCCGTCCGGGAGCGGCTGCTGCGGAGCCGGGCGCAGCGGCCTGCCCCCGGCCGTGACGACAAGGTCGTCGCCGCCTGGAACGGGCTCGCGGTCGCGGCGCTGGCCGAGACCGGCGCCTACTTCGACCGCCCCGACCTGGTCGAGGCGGCGGTCGGGGCCGCCGATCTCCTCGTACGGCTGCATCTCGACGATCACGCGCGGCTCGCCCGCACCAGCAAGGACGGTCGGGCCGGGGCCAACGCGGGGGTGCTGGAGGACTACGCCGACGTGGCGGAGGGTTTCCTCGCGCTGGCCTCCGTCACCGGGGAGGGCGTGTGGCTGGAGTTCGCCGGGTTCCTCCTGGACCACGTCCTGGCCCGGTTCGCGGACCCGGAGTCGGGCGCCCTGTTCGACACGGCGGCCGACGCCGAGCGGCTGATCCGGCGGCCGCAGGACCCGACCGACAACGCGACGCCGTCCGGCTGGACCGCGGCGGCGGGCGCGCTGCTGGGTTACGCGGCCCAGACCGGATCGGAGGCCCATCGCACCGCGGCGGAGCGGGCGCTGGGTGTGGTCAAGGCGCTCGGGCCGCGTGTGCCCCGGTTCGTCGGCTGGGGGCTGGCCGTCGCGGAGGCGTTGCTCGACGGGCCGCGTGAGGTCGCGGTGGTCGGTCCGGCAATCGACGATCCGGCCACAAAAGCCTTGCACCGTACGGCACTTCTGGGTGCGGCTCCGGGGTCGGTGGTGGCGGTCGGTACTCCGGAGAGTGACGAGTTCCCGCTGCTCGGCGACCGGCCCCTGGTCGGCGGTGAACCAACGGCGTACGTCTGCCGTAACTTCACGTGTGACGCCCCGACGACCGACCCGGAGCGGCTGCGT
- a CDS encoding ABC transporter permease: protein MSASTEAARVAAPANALSQSVRDSLVLAQRNLIRMSRIPEMVIFGLIQPIMFVVLFSYVFGGSMQIGGSSSATAYKNFLMAGIFAQTVTFATASSGAGIADDMHKGLIDRFRSLPMARGAVLTGRTLADLVQTALTLLVLAVVALLVGWRVGSDGNTNAGRVLGAFGLLLLLGYAFTWIGALIGLSVRTPEAATSGGLIWLFPVTFISNAFVDTSHMTPWLRHVAEWNPFSATVQACRVLFANPGQSTSDAWPMVHPVWASLIYSVLIILIFRTLSVRKYRSATA, encoded by the coding sequence GTGAGCGCCAGTACCGAGGCCGCGCGCGTCGCGGCGCCCGCCAACGCCCTGAGCCAGTCCGTGCGTGACTCGCTGGTGCTCGCCCAGCGCAACCTGATCCGGATGTCCCGCATCCCGGAGATGGTGATCTTCGGGCTGATCCAGCCGATCATGTTCGTGGTGCTGTTCAGCTACGTCTTCGGCGGATCCATGCAGATCGGCGGCAGCAGCAGCGCCACCGCCTACAAGAACTTCCTGATGGCGGGCATCTTCGCGCAGACCGTCACGTTCGCCACCGCGAGTTCGGGCGCGGGCATCGCCGACGACATGCACAAGGGCCTCATCGACCGCTTCCGCTCACTTCCCATGGCACGCGGCGCGGTGCTGACCGGGCGCACGCTCGCCGACCTCGTGCAGACCGCGCTGACCCTGCTCGTGCTCGCGGTGGTCGCCCTCCTGGTCGGCTGGCGCGTCGGGTCCGACGGCAACACCAACGCCGGCCGGGTCCTCGGCGCCTTCGGCCTGCTGCTCCTGCTCGGATACGCGTTCACCTGGATCGGCGCCCTGATCGGCCTGTCCGTCCGCACACCCGAGGCGGCCACCTCCGGCGGACTGATCTGGCTCTTCCCGGTGACCTTCATCTCCAACGCGTTCGTGGACACCAGTCACATGACCCCGTGGCTGCGCCATGTCGCCGAGTGGAACCCCTTCAGCGCCACCGTCCAGGCATGCCGGGTGCTCTTCGCCAACCCGGGCCAGTCCACGTCGGACGCCTGGCCCATGGTGCATCCGGTGTGGGCCTCGCTGATCTACTCCGTCCTGATCATCCTCATCTTCAGAACGCTGTCGGTCCGCAAGTACCGGTCCGCGACCGCATGA
- the ilvA gene encoding threonine ammonia-lyase, translated as MNHRTADPLPPVTLDDVRGAQKMLAGVARTTAMEGSRHLSQLVGGPVHLKCENLQRTGSFKLRGAYVRIAGLLPEERAAGVVAASAGNHAQGVALASALLGVRSTVFMPRGAPLPKISATQEYGAEVRLHGQVVDETLAAAQEYAAETGAVFIHPFDHADIIAGQGTVGLEILEQCPEVRTVVVGIGGGGLAAGLAVAVKSLRPDVRIVGVQAAGAAAYPPSLAAGRPVSIENPATMADGIKVGRPGDVPFGIIGELVDEVRTVTEDELSAALLLCLERAKQVVEPAGASPVAALLSDPRSFEGPVVAVLSGGNVDPLLLQRILTHGMAAQGRYLAVRLRVTDRPGALATLLGVLSVVDANVLDVSHVRTDPRLGLTEAEVELHLETKGPAHCVEVGRALREAGYTVIG; from the coding sequence ATGAACCACCGTACGGCCGACCCCTTGCCGCCGGTCACACTCGATGACGTACGCGGCGCCCAGAAGATGCTGGCGGGCGTGGCGCGGACGACCGCGATGGAGGGCAGCCGGCACCTGTCCCAGCTGGTGGGCGGGCCGGTGCACCTCAAGTGCGAGAACCTCCAGCGGACGGGATCGTTCAAGCTGCGCGGCGCGTACGTCCGGATCGCCGGGCTGCTGCCCGAGGAGCGGGCCGCCGGTGTCGTCGCGGCGAGCGCGGGCAACCACGCGCAGGGTGTGGCGCTGGCGTCCGCGCTGCTCGGCGTGCGGTCCACGGTGTTCATGCCCCGGGGCGCCCCGCTGCCGAAGATCAGCGCCACGCAGGAGTACGGCGCCGAGGTGCGCCTGCACGGCCAGGTGGTGGACGAGACCCTGGCCGCGGCGCAGGAGTACGCGGCCGAGACGGGCGCGGTGTTCATCCACCCCTTCGACCACGCCGACATCATCGCGGGTCAGGGCACGGTCGGTCTGGAGATCCTGGAGCAGTGCCCGGAGGTGCGCACGGTCGTCGTGGGCATCGGCGGGGGCGGGCTCGCGGCGGGTCTCGCGGTCGCGGTGAAGTCGCTGCGGCCGGACGTGCGGATCGTGGGCGTGCAGGCGGCGGGCGCGGCCGCCTACCCGCCCTCGCTGGCGGCCGGGCGCCCGGTGTCGATCGAGAACCCGGCGACGATGGCCGACGGCATCAAGGTCGGGCGGCCGGGTGACGTGCCGTTCGGGATCATCGGCGAACTGGTGGACGAGGTCCGCACGGTCACCGAGGACGAGCTGTCCGCCGCCTTGCTGCTGTGCCTGGAGCGGGCCAAGCAGGTCGTCGAGCCGGCCGGGGCGAGCCCGGTCGCCGCGCTGCTGAGCGACCCGCGTTCGTTCGAGGGGCCGGTGGTGGCGGTCCTGTCCGGCGGCAACGTCGATCCGCTGCTGCTCCAGCGCATCCTGACCCACGGCATGGCCGCGCAGGGCCGCTACCTGGCCGTACGACTGCGGGTGACGGACCGGCCGGGTGCGCTCGCGACACTTCTGGGGGTGTTGTCAGTGGTGGACGCTAACGTCCTGGACGTGAGCCACGTACGCACCGATCCGCGGCTCGGGCTCACGGAGGCGGAGGTGGAGCTGCACCTGGAGACGAAGGGGCCGGCGCACTGCGTCGAGGTCGGCCGGGCTCTGCGCGAGGCGGGCTACACGGTCATCGGCTGA
- a CDS encoding DUF4307 domain-containing protein: MSTASTRLPEGRYGRSSDERSDRRLKTVGAVLAVALLTLVGYFAYHYVGENEISAQVITFDPSKDAVKVHLEVRKDSGASGYCTLRSQAANGAEVGRADFHFDGSDTRIDRVVTLRTTSPGTTAELLGCHSD; the protein is encoded by the coding sequence ATGAGTACGGCGAGCACGCGGCTGCCCGAGGGCCGGTACGGCCGCTCCTCGGACGAGCGTTCGGACCGCAGGCTCAAGACCGTCGGTGCCGTCCTCGCGGTGGCGCTTCTCACTCTGGTCGGCTACTTCGCCTACCACTACGTCGGTGAGAACGAGATCAGCGCGCAGGTGATCACCTTCGATCCCTCGAAGGACGCGGTGAAGGTGCATCTGGAGGTCCGCAAGGACTCCGGTGCCAGTGGTTACTGCACCCTGCGGTCCCAGGCGGCCAACGGCGCCGAGGTGGGCCGGGCCGACTTCCACTTCGACGGGAGCGACACCCGCATCGACCGGGTCGTCACGCTGCGTACCACCTCGCCGGGCACGACGGCCGAGCTCCTGGGCTGCCACTCCGACTGA
- a CDS encoding MarR family winged helix-turn-helix transcriptional regulator — translation MSMDMTTVGDPGLLDTLQHEVAVFARRAEQTRLGGVGQVRNSMDRAAYLLLNRLDKEGPMGVKALAASMGIDSSTVTRQVAPLVDTGLVKRTSHPEDGRAVVLQLSPRGQSRLEEVRSSRRQLMAELTHDWEPGEREAFCTLLTRFNTALSTRMAASGLSGSEGPTAS, via the coding sequence ATGTCGATGGACATGACGACCGTCGGTGACCCCGGTCTCCTCGACACGCTGCAGCACGAGGTGGCGGTGTTCGCCCGCCGTGCCGAACAGACCCGGCTCGGCGGCGTCGGGCAGGTGCGCAACTCCATGGACCGCGCCGCATACCTGCTGCTCAACCGCCTCGACAAGGAAGGCCCGATGGGCGTCAAGGCGCTCGCAGCGAGCATGGGCATCGACTCGTCGACGGTCACCCGCCAGGTGGCGCCGCTGGTCGACACCGGCCTCGTCAAGCGCACCTCGCACCCGGAGGACGGGCGGGCCGTGGTACTCCAGCTGTCCCCGCGCGGGCAGTCGCGCCTGGAGGAAGTGCGCTCGTCACGGCGTCAGTTGATGGCCGAACTGACGCACGACTGGGAGCCGGGGGAGCGCGAGGCGTTCTGCACGCTCCTCACCCGCTTCAACACCGCCCTGTCCACTCGGATGGCGGCCTCGGGACTCTCGGGGTCGGAGGGGCCGACGGCGTCCTGA